The genomic region TGATGCACAAAAGCAAGCAATTTTTAATTACATGCAGAGGATATAGGTGAATGAGATGGGAATTGCATTTCAAGAGATCACAGAGACTATAAGGATGGTACAGGCTGAGAACCTGGATATAAGAACCATTACGTTGGGTATAAATTTGAATGATTGTAGGAGAGATGATCCATCAAAGACAGCTGAGGCAATATACAATAAGATATTAAAACTTGGTAAAAATCTAGTAAAAGTAGCAGAAGATCTGGAAAGCGAATATGGCATACCTATTGTAAATAAAAGGGTATCTGTTACGCCAATTTCTATAATAGGCGATGGGTTTGATTCAGAAGGTTTCAAGTTGATTGCAAAGGCTATGGATAAGGCATCAGAAGAGATAGGAGTAAATTTTATTGGTGGTTATTCTGCTCTGGTACACAAGGGATTTACAAAAGGTGATTTAAATCTGATAAAATCCATCCCTGAGGTTTTATCTGAAACCGTAAGGGTATGTTCTTCTGTAAATGTGGCTACATCAAAGTCAGGCATAAATATGGATGCGGTATTGATAATGGGAAATATCATAAAAGAAACAGCGGATCTTACTGCTGATAAAGATGGTATTGGATGTACAAAATTGGTTGTATTTGCGAATGCGCCGGAGGACAACCCTTTTATGGCAGGGTCTTTTCATGGGGTAGGTGAACCGGAAAGTACGGTAAATATAGGTATAAGTGGTCCTGGTGTTGTACATAGGGTTGTAGAGAAATTAGGCAGTGATGCTGATTTTGGTGAATTATCAGAGGCCATAAAAAAGACCGCATTTAAGATTACCAGGGCTGGAGAACTTATTGGCAGATTGGCAGCACAGAGATTGGAAAGTCATTTTGGTATAATAGATTTGTCTCTGGCTCCAACGCCTGCTATTGGCGACAGTATAGCGAATATACTGGAAGCAATGGGTTTGGAACGTTGTGGAGCTCCAGGGACTACGGCTGCCCTGGCATTGCTCAATGATGCTGTAAAAAAAGGTGGGGTAATGGCGACATCATATGTAGGCGGTTTAAGTGGTGCCTTTATTCCTGTGAGTGAAGATGCTGGAATGATAGATGCAGTATCTGCAGGTGCCCTTACAATAGAAAAACTAGAGGCGATGACATGCGTATGCTCTGTTGGGCTGGACATGATAGCAATACCTGGTGATACTTCGCCATATACTATAGCTGGTATTATAGCTGACGAAATGGCAATAGGAGTTATAAATAAAAAGACGACAGCGGTGAGGATTATACCTGTCCCAGGTAAAAAGGTAGGTGAATGGGTTGAGTTTGGTGGACTTTTGGGCAGGGCACCGATAATGGAAGTAAACCGATTTTCGCCAGAAATATTTGTGAAGAGGGGTGGAAGGATTCCCGCACCTATTCACAGTTTAAATAATTAAAAATAGTTTAAAAATAAAAAGTAAAAAGGGGATGTTTATTTGTATGAAAAGATTGCCATTAGGACTTCAGTTGTATACTTTGAGGGATGTGATGCCTAGGGATTTTGTAGGCACACTGAAAAAAGTTGCGGATATGGGCTATGATGGTGTAGAATTTGCAGGGTATGGGAATCTTACTGCAGAAGAAATGAAAAAATATTTGGATGAGTTTGGCTTAATCTCTGCTGGTTCCCATGTCGGATTTGATGCATTGGAGAAGGATTTGGATGGAGTTTTGAAGTACAACAGCGTAATAGGTACTAAATATATTACATGCCCTTATTTGCTTCTGAACAAAATTCAAAACATGGATGAATTTAAAAAGCTTGCAGATAAGTTCAACTACATTGGTAAAAAAATGGCTGAAAACGGATTTGTTTTCTGCTATCATAATCATGCCCATGAATTTGAAAAATTAGAAGGGAAATATGTCCTTGACATACTTTTTGAACTTACAGATCCTGAATATGTCAAAGCAGAAATAGATACATATTGGGTGAAAAAAGGCGGTGAAGATCCTGTCGCCTTTGTTAAAAAATATGCAGGAAGGTTGCCGATAATTCACTTAAAAGACTTAGACGAGAAGACGGGAAAAGATACGGAAATATTAAATGGTACAATTAATTTTCATGAGATTTTTGAATCCGCTGACGAGTTGGGTATAGAGTGGTATATTGTTGAGCAAGAAGATTTTGAAAGGCCGTCTATAGAAAGCGCCGAAATCAGCTGCAAAAACTTAGCTGCTGCAGGTGTAGGTATAAAAAATGCGAGATAAAAGCGATTAAAAAAGCGCCAAAGATGGCGCTTTTTTAATATCAAGTTTTAAATGGCGGCAGGAGACCTGATTTTTGTATTGCTTTTACAATTATAACTAAAGCCGGTCCCATAAATAAACCTATAAATCCCATGAATTGCAGCCCTAGATACATACTCATCAAAGTTGCCAATGGATGTAATCCTATGCTGCTACCGACAATGTGTGGTTCCATAAGTTGCCTTAAAATTATTATAATAGCGTATAATATGAGCAAATATATTCCTGTCTTTATATTGTGATACACAAATATCAAAATAAGTGCCCAGGGCACCAGAACAGAGCCACTGCCCAGTATGGGTAATGCATCCACAATGCTTACAACCAATCCCATTAAGAATGCATAGTCAAATCCTATAATTAAAAGGCCTATAGAGCATTCAATAAACGTGAGGAGCATAATAGTCAATTCTGCCCTTAAAAATCCAAACAATGTTTTAAAAAGATCTGTTTTTATGTTGCGACTGTTGTCGGCCCAATTTTTTGGTATTTGTTTTAATATAAACGGTACGATAATATTTTTATCTTTACTCATAAAAAAGGTTGCAATTAAAGTAATCATTGAAATCATGAACATATGCGGTATATTGCTGAATAAATTTATCAAATAATTTATACTGGTTTTTGTCATACCATACAGCGTATTTACTATATTGTCGATGTTATTCTGTATGAGGTTTGTTATGTTTTTAGGTAGATTAGCATATAACGCTTCTATCTGCGACATAATGGTATTTATGTCTTTGTTTGCTGTATAAAAATACTCTGGTAATATTCTTAGTAACTTTTGAAGTTCTGCTATTATTTGTGTTGTAGCTATTACTATGATTAATAAAATTAAGCCAAACAATGAAAGCATGGTTATTGCTACGGCTAATCCTCGAGGCACTTTTAATTTGTGTTCTAGAAATTCTATAATAGGGTCGATAATAATTGCCAATATAGCAGCGACGATAAATGGTAGTAACGCAGGCAACAGTTTAAATATAACCAGATAGACAATAAATGCTATAATGATGTAAAACATGTATTTATGATAGAGTTGTGCGTACCTATCTTTATCCATCTGTACACTCCTTTTGCTTATGATACTTAATTATAGCAAATATAGTGATTTATTGCGAGATGAATATGTCAATAGTCAGCGAAAATGTCATAATAAAAATATAAAAATTATTCACCAAAAATGTCATTGTTATCATAAATAATTAACCCAAAAATAGAATTTATTGTATTAAGGTATTTTTAACGAGCGGTTGCACAGTTTACATTAATAGTATATGAATACAATTGATTCCTAAAAAATAGCAAAAAAGACAATACCACTTGTGACTTACAGCTTGGTAAAATTTGGCATTATCCAACTATCCCTTCACTATTGACGTATCTATTTTTTATTGGTATCATGAAGTTAAGCTGTAAGCCTAAAATAATATATTAACTAACGCCAAGCACAGGTGGAATCGTACAGAGACTTTATAAGTTCTCTGTCATATTCCTCCCACCAGTATAAGCTTGTGCTTGTTCCGTTTTGCTTCCATGGATGGTTGGAAGCTGGCTTATGAGCTTTTGATTTGCTTGATGAAGTTGATTGAATAGTTTTTTGAAGCTTTTTGGGACGTTCGTCGAGTTTTTGTACGGCAAATACTTGGTTGCCGTACTGTACCCGTATTCCTATCCTGGAGTTTAAAAGGACGATTATTTTGCTCCGTGGTGGAACGGGTATTATTTTACCTTTTTCGTCTATTAGTTGATAATAGTCACCTTTAAAAGAAAATACACCTCCATTATCGACCATTCTAGTTTCTTTAATACAAAGGATGTTATCCAAATCCACATTGGAAGGCAAGTCTCTAAAAGCAGGGATAGGATCTTCAGGTTCCACAGCAAATTTAGCATTAAATCTTATTAGAAATTCTTTCAAAAACTCGTTAGCTTTTTCTGTAGAATCAATACCAGCTAATCTAAGTTCTACTTTGAGCCTATCCTGAAGAGTATCCCACAGTTTTTCAACACGTCCTTTAGCTTGAGGAGAAGAAGCATAAATCATGGAAATACCTAATTCACTCATGGCTCTTTCGAACTGAGTTTGATTTGCCATTTTGCCTTCTAATTGTTCTTCTATAGAGAGCTTATTCTTTTTAGGAGAAGCAAAGATAGTGTGTCTATCGCTATAAAGAGCGATAGGTATACCATATTGAGTGAAAACCTGGCGCATTACTTCAAAATAGCCTTCCATAGACTCGTTTTCGGTAAGATAAAGGCCAAGGACTTGTCCGGTAGCATCGTCGATAGCGCCATGCAAAGCCAATTTACCCATGTTAGGTAGCCATTCAAAGGGGCTGCAATCGATTTGTACTAACATTCCAGCTTGAGGTTTACGTTTTCTTCTTTTATGTATTTTATGAGTTTTACGATGCTTTCTATGGCTTTCGATACCGGCCGAGGATAAAATTCTATACACAGTAGGTTGACTAAGTATAATCCCCTCTCTTTCTTCAAGTAGATCTCTAAAGTGAGAAAAATTAGCATCAAAGTACACATTTTGTTTCAAATAGATAACCTTATTAACAACTTCTGGAGGGGTAGCATTAGCAGGCTTACGACCTTTATTTTTATGAATGACAAAAGACTCACCTTGTTCACTAACCCCCTTTTTTAATCTAAAGATTTGACGTTCACTTAGGCCTAAAGCCTGCGCAGCTTCCCTCACTATTAATTTTCTTTCAATTGTTTTTTGAATAATGATTAATTTTTGTAATTCCCTCTTTGTCATATTAATTTCTTCCTTTCTCATACTGACATTATCGCAGAATACTTTTAATATGACAATATCACAGAATAATAACATTTTATTGCGAGATGAATATTGACAAAAATTCTGTTTATGCTATTATATAACTAAAGTAAACATTGTAATCAAATGCGATGAAGGAAAAAAGTAAATACAGTGTGGCTGAAGAGAGCCTGTGGTTGCTGTAAACAGGTGCCGGCTGTATTGAAGTCCGTTCTGGAGCATTTGTGCTGAATCCAGTAGGCACAAACGGGGGGTCCGTTATACTATTAAGAGGGCTCAACTAAAAGTTGAGTCAAGTAGGGTGGCAACGCGGGAAGATCTCGTCCCTTATGGGATGGGGTCTTTTTGGTTTTTATATATGGGTGTACCGGCATCGATTGCAAAAATGTCAGGAGGGAAATATATGTTAGATGTAAAACGAATTAGAAATAATCCGGATGAGTTAAGGCAGGCCCTTATAAAGAGGGGTGAAGATACCAGTAAGCTTGATCGCTTCTTAGAAATGGATGAGAAGAGAAGAGAACTGTTATACAAGGTAGAAAACTTAAAAAAACTCAGAAATGAAGAATCTGAGGAAATTGCAAGATTAAAAAAAGAAGGCAAAGATGCCAGTGAAAAGATAAAAGAGATGAAAGAGGTATCTCAGAATATAAAGGATATAGAGGCGGAATTAGGTAAAATAGAAGATGACCTTTATAACCTGTTGCTTACCATACCTAATATACCTCATGAAAGCGTACCTGTAGGCAAAAGCGATGAAGATAATGTAGAAGTAAGGCGTTGGGGTGAACCTACCAAGTTTGACTTTGAGCCAAAACCTCATTGGGAATTAGGTGAAAACTTAGGCATATTAGATTTTCCTACTGCGTCAAAGGTTACAGGGTCCAGGTTTGTATTCTACAAAGGCCTAGGAGCTAGATTGGAGCGCAGTCTCATAAACTTTATGCTGGATCTTCATACTACCAAACACGGTTATACAGAAGTATTTCCGCCATTTATGGTGCACCGGAAGAGCATGATCGGCACTGGACAGTTGCCTAAATTTGAAGAAGATGCTTTTAAAGTGAGCGGCACAGACTATTTTTTAATACCCACGGCAGAGGTCCCGGTCACTAATATGTATAGAGAGAGTATAATAGATGGCGATAAATTGCCTATCTATCACGTGGCGTACAGTGCATGTTTTAGGGCTGAGGCCGGAGCAGCCGGTAAAGATACCAGGGGCCTTATAAGGCAGCATCAGTTCAATAAAGTGGAATTAGTAAAATTTGTACGTCCAGAGGATTCCTATGATGAATTAGAAAAATTGGTAAGGGACGCGGAAGAAGTCCTTCAATTGCTGAAGATACCTTACAGGGTTGTGGCAATAAGTACTGCTGATCTTGGCTTTACTCCTGCTAAGAAATATGATTTAGAGGTGTGGATGCCCAGCTATGGAAAATATGTAGAGATTTCATCTTGCAGTAACTTTGAAGATTTTCAAGCAAGAAGAGCCGAAATTAGATTTAGGCGGGCACCCAAGGCTAAACCGGAGTATGTTCATACGCTGAATGGATCCGGCGTAGCCATAGGACGAACCGTTGCAGCTATATTGGAAAATTTCCAAAGGGCAGATGGCTCTGTAGTCATACCGGAAGTACTTCATCAATATATGGGCGGCGTTAAAGAAATAAGATAAGTGATGTACCCTTGACATGCGATATAATATATGATATACTTTATATCGTCATTGACGGAGAGGTGTCCGAGCGGTTTAAGGAGCTAGTCTTGAAAACTAGTGACCCGAAAGGGCCGTGGGTTCGAATCCCACCCTCTCCGCCAGAACTAAATAATAATGTGGAGAAGTACCCAAGTTGGTGAAGGGGCGGTCCTGCTAAGACTGTAGGTCGGGGATAACCCGGCGCGAGGGTTCAAGTCCCTCCTTCTCCGCTATAGAGGCCCGATTAAAGGGTCTTTTTTGTTTGCTTATTGAGAATTTTGTATATTAAAGGTATAATATAGATATACTCATTAGGAAAGGGAAGATGTTATGATAACGGGTAGGAAAGTATGGATATTTTCTGTCATAGCATTATTACTGGTTTTATTATTTTCAATATTGTCGTTGTCAGGGCTTATAATAGATTATCAATGGTTTAAGGAACTGGGCTATACTCAGGTGTTTTTTACGAGGTTTATCGCTGAATTGAAAATAGGTATACCGGTATTCATTATAGTATTTATAATAATGTATATTTACTTGCAGAAAATAAAGCGAGATTTTATAAAATTCAGCACCGATTACAGCAACGGGCATGAATTCAGAGGTTATAATTTTGCTATCATTGTAGCTTCTTTAATCATATCGCTTATATCATCGGTGAGCCTTGCCAATAATTTATGGAGCAAAGCTTTGTCTTATTTTAATTCAGTTAATTTCAATATCAATGATCCCCTGTTTAAGAAGGATATAAGTCTTTATATGTTTAAGCTACCTTTTATAAAAGGTGTTTTTAGCTTTATAACTGTGCTGCTCTTTATACTTGCGATTATAACGGTTGTGCTCTACGTGCTTATGTATCTGTCTGATAGCACGCGTTTTTACAGACTTTCAGACGACGAAAATGTTTTGATGGCTTATTCTAATAAGGATATACTGAAAATATTGATCAGAAGGATAGCTGTTTTTGGCTTCATACTTTTTGTGCTATTTGGAGTAGGGTATTATTTTAAGGCTTTTGATCTTGTTTATTCATCAAGAGGTGTAGTGTTTGGCGCTGGTTATACCGACGTTCACGTTACGCTTTTTGCATACAGGGTGTTGATGGTGGTTTCGGTTTTAGCTGGCATGCTGTTTTTGATAGGCGCACTGATGAGAAATTTAAAGATTATAGCTATAGGTCCTATTGTCATGGTTGTGATTATTGTATTATCTGGTATTGTGTCAGGGATTGTTCAGCAGTTGATAGTATCTCCTAATGAGTTGACGAAAGAAATGCCATATATAAAATACAACATTGAATACACTCAAAAGGGATTTGGCCTCGACAGAGTAAAAAGGATAGATTTTAACTATAGAGAAAGTCTGACAGCAAAATCACTGGAAGAGGAGAAAAACACTATTGAAAATATAAGGATCAATGATTACAGACCAGTGAGTCAGGTTTATAATCAATTGCAGGGTATAAGACTTTATTATAAGTTTAATGATATTGATATCGACAGGTATAATATTTCCGGGAAATACACTCAGGTATTTTTGTCGGCTAGAGAAATGTCAATTCCGGATCTCACAGATCAGGCGAAGACGTGGATAAATGAACATCTCAAATATACCCATGGCTATGGTGTTGTCATGTCGCCTGTTAATAGTGTAAACTCACAAGGGCAACCTATAATGTATATAAAAGATATTCCACCTGTAAGTGATAATAACGTAAAGGTTACAAGACCTGAGATATACTTTGGTGAGTTGACTAATAACTATGTCATAACCAATACGGCATTAAAGGAATTTGATTATCCTTCCGGAGCGGACAATGTAGAATCTGTATATAAAGGAAAAGCCGGAATACCCATGAATTTTCTTAATAGATTGCTTTTTGCAGTCAACTACGGCGATATAAAGCTATTGGTATCTGGGGAAATAAAATCGTCAAGTAGAATACTTATATATAGAAATATAATGGAGAGAGTGGAAAAGATAGCGCCGTTTTTGACATACGATCAAGATCCGTATATTGTGATTGACAATGGGAAACTTTATTGGATGATCGATGCATTTACTACCAGTGATAGCTATCCCTATTCACAACCTTATGAGTTTTTTGATGGACAAAGGATCAACTATATAAGAAATTCTGTAAAAGTTGTCGTGGATGCCTATAATGGTTCAGTGGATTATTATATAGTAGATAAAAGCGATCCTGTGGCAATGGTTTATAAGAATATATTTCCTGAGCTATTTAAAGACGGTTCTAAGATGCCCGAGGGCTTAAAAAAGCATATAAGATATCCTCAGGATTTATTTGACTTACAGGCTGATGTGTATAGAAATTACCATATGTCAAATCCAACAGTCTTTTACAACAGGGAAGATTATTATGATATAGCTAAGGAAAAATACTATGATAAAACCCAACCTGAAGAATCACAGTACATGATAGCAAAGCTTCCGGGTATGGAAAAGGAAGAATACGTCCTCACAATTCCTTTTACACCTTCGCAAAAAGATAATCTGGTAGCATATATGGTAGCGAGGATGGACGGATCAAATTATGGAAAACTGGAGACCTATGTTATGCCAAAGGGCATGACCATTTATGGTCCTATGCAGATAGAGGCTAAAATAGACAATAACCCTGACATATCAAAAGAATTGAGTCTATGGGATCAGAAAGGATCG from Caldanaerobius fijiensis DSM 17918 harbors:
- a CDS encoding PFL family protein — its product is MGIAFQEITETIRMVQAENLDIRTITLGINLNDCRRDDPSKTAEAIYNKILKLGKNLVKVAEDLESEYGIPIVNKRVSVTPISIIGDGFDSEGFKLIAKAMDKASEEIGVNFIGGYSALVHKGFTKGDLNLIKSIPEVLSETVRVCSSVNVATSKSGINMDAVLIMGNIIKETADLTADKDGIGCTKLVVFANAPEDNPFMAGSFHGVGEPESTVNIGISGPGVVHRVVEKLGSDADFGELSEAIKKTAFKITRAGELIGRLAAQRLESHFGIIDLSLAPTPAIGDSIANILEAMGLERCGAPGTTAALALLNDAVKKGGVMATSYVGGLSGAFIPVSEDAGMIDAVSAGALTIEKLEAMTCVCSVGLDMIAIPGDTSPYTIAGIIADEMAIGVINKKTTAVRIIPVPGKKVGEWVEFGGLLGRAPIMEVNRFSPEIFVKRGGRIPAPIHSLNN
- a CDS encoding sugar phosphate isomerase/epimerase family protein; this encodes MKRLPLGLQLYTLRDVMPRDFVGTLKKVADMGYDGVEFAGYGNLTAEEMKKYLDEFGLISAGSHVGFDALEKDLDGVLKYNSVIGTKYITCPYLLLNKIQNMDEFKKLADKFNYIGKKMAENGFVFCYHNHAHEFEKLEGKYVLDILFELTDPEYVKAEIDTYWVKKGGEDPVAFVKKYAGRLPIIHLKDLDEKTGKDTEILNGTINFHEIFESADELGIEWYIVEQEDFERPSIESAEISCKNLAAAGVGIKNAR
- the ytvI gene encoding sporulation integral membrane protein YtvI produces the protein MDKDRYAQLYHKYMFYIIIAFIVYLVIFKLLPALLPFIVAAILAIIIDPIIEFLEHKLKVPRGLAVAITMLSLFGLILLIIVIATTQIIAELQKLLRILPEYFYTANKDINTIMSQIEALYANLPKNITNLIQNNIDNIVNTLYGMTKTSINYLINLFSNIPHMFMISMITLIATFFMSKDKNIIVPFILKQIPKNWADNSRNIKTDLFKTLFGFLRAELTIMLLTFIECSIGLLIIGFDYAFLMGLVVSIVDALPILGSGSVLVPWALILIFVYHNIKTGIYLLILYAIIIILRQLMEPHIVGSSIGLHPLATLMSMYLGLQFMGFIGLFMGPALVIIVKAIQKSGLLPPFKT
- a CDS encoding ISNCY family transposase; the encoded protein is MTKRELQKLIIIQKTIERKLIVREAAQALGLSERQIFRLKKGVSEQGESFVIHKNKGRKPANATPPEVVNKVIYLKQNVYFDANFSHFRDLLEEREGIILSQPTVYRILSSAGIESHRKHRKTHKIHKRRKRKPQAGMLVQIDCSPFEWLPNMGKLALHGAIDDATGQVLGLYLTENESMEGYFEVMRQVFTQYGIPIALYSDRHTIFASPKKNKLSIEEQLEGKMANQTQFERAMSELGISMIYASSPQAKGRVEKLWDTLQDRLKVELRLAGIDSTEKANEFLKEFLIRFNAKFAVEPEDPIPAFRDLPSNVDLDNILCIKETRMVDNGGVFSFKGDYYQLIDEKGKIIPVPPRSKIIVLLNSRIGIRVQYGNQVFAVQKLDERPKKLQKTIQSTSSSKSKAHKPASNHPWKQNGTSTSLYWWEEYDRELIKSLYDSTCAWR
- the serS gene encoding serine--tRNA ligase — translated: MLDVKRIRNNPDELRQALIKRGEDTSKLDRFLEMDEKRRELLYKVENLKKLRNEESEEIARLKKEGKDASEKIKEMKEVSQNIKDIEAELGKIEDDLYNLLLTIPNIPHESVPVGKSDEDNVEVRRWGEPTKFDFEPKPHWELGENLGILDFPTASKVTGSRFVFYKGLGARLERSLINFMLDLHTTKHGYTEVFPPFMVHRKSMIGTGQLPKFEEDAFKVSGTDYFLIPTAEVPVTNMYRESIIDGDKLPIYHVAYSACFRAEAGAAGKDTRGLIRQHQFNKVELVKFVRPEDSYDELEKLVRDAEEVLQLLKIPYRVVAISTADLGFTPAKKYDLEVWMPSYGKYVEISSCSNFEDFQARRAEIRFRRAPKAKPEYVHTLNGSGVAIGRTVAAILENFQRADGSVVIPEVLHQYMGGVKEIR
- a CDS encoding UPF0182 family membrane protein gives rise to the protein MITGRKVWIFSVIALLLVLLFSILSLSGLIIDYQWFKELGYTQVFFTRFIAELKIGIPVFIIVFIIMYIYLQKIKRDFIKFSTDYSNGHEFRGYNFAIIVASLIISLISSVSLANNLWSKALSYFNSVNFNINDPLFKKDISLYMFKLPFIKGVFSFITVLLFILAIITVVLYVLMYLSDSTRFYRLSDDENVLMAYSNKDILKILIRRIAVFGFILFVLFGVGYYFKAFDLVYSSRGVVFGAGYTDVHVTLFAYRVLMVVSVLAGMLFLIGALMRNLKIIAIGPIVMVVIIVLSGIVSGIVQQLIVSPNELTKEMPYIKYNIEYTQKGFGLDRVKRIDFNYRESLTAKSLEEEKNTIENIRINDYRPVSQVYNQLQGIRLYYKFNDIDIDRYNISGKYTQVFLSAREMSIPDLTDQAKTWINEHLKYTHGYGVVMSPVNSVNSQGQPIMYIKDIPPVSDNNVKVTRPEIYFGELTNNYVITNTALKEFDYPSGADNVESVYKGKAGIPMNFLNRLLFAVNYGDIKLLVSGEIKSSSRILIYRNIMERVEKIAPFLTYDQDPYIVIDNGKLYWMIDAFTTSDSYPYSQPYEFFDGQRINYIRNSVKVVVDAYNGSVDYYIVDKSDPVAMVYKNIFPELFKDGSKMPEGLKKHIRYPQDLFDLQADVYRNYHMSNPTVFYNREDYYDIAKEKYYDKTQPEESQYMIAKLPGMEKEEYVLTIPFTPSQKDNLVAYMVARMDGSNYGKLETYVMPKGMTIYGPMQIEAKIDNNPDISKELSLWDQKGSQVLRGNTLAIPIRNSILYVEPLYIKSDARESIPEVKRVIVAYDNKIVMEETLNAALNKIFNITTATPQPNNNQVSALPTGSVQDLIRQANDLYQKADSAIKAGDWSSYGDYIKRLGDILKALSKTTK